Proteins from a genomic interval of Danio rerio strain Tuebingen ecotype United States chromosome 4, GRCz12tu, whole genome shotgun sequence:
- the LOC108183844 gene encoding protein NLRC3-like isoform X6: MANVKQLLKKSLDELVEDTLKDFQWHLMNDHREISKAEMENADRRNTVDKLVSCFGLERAVKITVDTLRKINQNQLAEDLENTQKQGAASETCKSPPVDYTNTSRELKEKLKEDYKQILIGNSQTGHQKKLDDIYTDLYVVENETGGRENDHEVMQIESKHNQQTAEDKPIKCNDMFKVQPDTGQQNRRVLTLGIAGVGKTVSVNKFILDWAEEKDNQEIVFIFPLPFRRLNLIKEKEYSLIGLLNKYFFSSGGLSSLPEKQGKVMFIFDGLDEYRFELNFKEEDGFTDVDKEMTVSKIITHLLKRELLRSSLIWITSRPAAASLIPQIYIDQVTEVRGFNDEQKEQYFIKNSSAEVAGNIISHIRKSRSLYIMCHIPVFCWISLTVLQPLLGQENNDKTPTTLTGMYSSYLLSQKQQMKEKYSSDSDPDAKAWSFKDIVLKLGKLAFEQLQEGQLIFYKTDLEKCGLDVKEGSVFSGLCTRMFQEENPISGEQVYSFVHLSVQEFIAALYVFFTYKDKKANPFLDSRKKELTWKLSTKNLFKLHKDAVKKTLQSKNGHLDLFLRFLLGLSLESNQSDLKKFLPGLKLKTENIKDTTDYIKGKIEEEKSAERTINLFHCLNELKDDFVEDLQKSLSSGNLTSQDLSSAQWSGLVFVLLMSEETQEKFELQKYRRSDEALMRLMPVVKNTTRALLQGCNLTVVCCESLSSALQSSNCVLRELDLSINDLQDSGVKKLSDGLKSQHCKLETLRLSGCMVTEEGCGFLSSALTSNPKHLRELDLSYNHPGDSGVKLLSEQLEDPNYTLDKLNLDHGGETRITAGPRKYVCFLTLDPNTANTQLILSEENREVKCVIQNQPYPDHPDRFDDYHQVLCRESVCGRCYWEIDWSGDDGVCISVSYKSIRRKEGSNECEFGYNAQSWSLICFSSSFTFSHNNTDTDLPVNPLSRRIGVFVDHSAGTLIFYNIYRDTMSLIHSVQTTFTEPLCAGFGLYSYGSSVKLS, encoded by the exons ATGGCGAATGtaaaacagctgctcaagaaaTCCCTGGATGAACTGGTAGAAGATACACTAAAGGACTTTCAGTGGCATTTAATGAATGACCATAGAGAGATTTCAAAAGCTGAAATGGAGAATGCAGACAGGCGAAATACCGTTGATAAGTTGGTGTCATGTTTTGGATTAGAAAGAGCTGTGAAGATCACAGTGGACACCCTGAGGAAAATAAACCAGAATCAATTGGCTGAAGATCTGGAGAATACACAGAAGCAAG GTGCAGCTTCAGAGACCTGTAAATCCCCTCCTGTTGATTACACAAACACCAGCCGTGAACTAAAGGAGAAGTTAAAGGAGGACTATAAGCAGATATTGATTGGTAATTCACAGACGGGTCACCAGAAGAAGCTGGATGATATTTACACTGATCTATATGTGGTGGAGAATGAGACTGGAGGAAGAGAGAATGACCATGAGGTGATGCAGATAGAGTCAAAACACAACCAACAGACAGCCGAGGATAAACCAATCAAGTGTAATGACATGTTTAAAGTTCAGCCTGACACAGGTCAACAAAACAGAAGAGTCCTGACACTGGGGATTGCAGGAGTGGGAAAGACTGTCTCTGTCAACAAATTCATCCTTGACTGGGCTGAAGAAAAAGACAATCAGGAAATAGTCTTCATATTTCCACTGCCGTTCCGTAGACTGAAtctgattaaagaaaaagagtaCAGTCTCATAGGTCTGCTTAACAAGTACTTCTTTAGCAGTGGAGGACTGAGCTCTCTTCCTGAAAAACAAGGCAAGGtcatgttcatctttgatggactGGATGAATATCGctttgaattgaactttaaagaGGAGGATGgatttacagatgttgataagGAAATGACAGTGAGTAAGATAATAACACATCTCTTAAAGAGAGAGCTGCTTCGCTCTTCCCTCATCTGGATCAcatccagaccagcagcagccagtCTGATACCCCAAATCTACATTGATCAGGTGACTGAGGTGCGAGGATTCAATGATGAACAGAAGGAGCAGTACTTCATCAAAAACAGCAGTGCTGAGGTTGCTGGAAACATCATCAGTCACATCAGGAAATCCAGGAGTCTGTACATCATGTGCCACATCcctgtcttctgctggatctccctCACTGTTCttcagcctctgctgggtcaagaGAACAATGACAAAACACCCACAACTCTCACAGGGATGTACAGCAGCTACTTACTGTCTCAAaagcaacagatgaaagaaaaatACAGCAGCGATTCTGACCCTGACGCCAAGGCCTGGTCTTTTAAAGACATTGTCCTGAAGCTGGGGAAACTGGCCTTTGAACAGCTGCAGGAAGGACAACTGATTTTCTACAAAACAGATCTGGAGAAGTGTGGGCTGGATGTCAAGGAAGGGTCTGTGTTCTCTGGATTATGTACTCGAATGTTTCAGGAGGAAAACCCCATCTCAGGGGAACAGGTGTACAGTTTTGTTCATCTCAGCGTTCAGGAGTTCATCGCTGCTCTCTATgtgtttttcacttacaaagacAAGAAAGCAAATCCATTTCTTGATTCCAGGAAAAAGGAACTGACATGGAAACTCTCTACAAAGAACCTGTTTAAACTTCACAAGGATGCAGTCAAGAAGACTTTGCAAAGCAAGAATGGACACCTGGACCTTTTCCTCCGCTTCCTGCTGGGTCTCTCACTGGAATCCAATCAGAGTGACCTGAAGAAGTTCCTGCCAGGACTGAAACTCAAAACTGAGAACATCAAAGACACAACAGACTATATCAAAGGGAAAATAGAGGAGGAGAAATCAGCAGAGAGGACCATCAACCTCTTccactgtctgaatgaactgaaggaTGACTTTGTGGAGGACCTCCAGAAGAGTCTGAGCTCTGGAAAtctcacatcacaggatctgtcCTCTGCTCAGTGGTCGGGTCTGGTGTTTGTGCTCCTGATGTCAGAAGAGACTCAAGAgaagtttgaactgcagaagtACAGAAGATCTGATGAAGCACTGATGAGACTGATGCCAGTGGTCAAGAACACCACAAGAGCACT gctacagggctgtaatctcactgttgtgtgctgtgagagtttgtcttcagctctacaatcctcaaactgtgtgctgagagagctggacctgagtatcaatgacctgcaggattcaggagtgaagaagctctctgatggactgaagagtcaacactgtaaactggagacactgag attgtctggctgtatggtgacagaggaaggctgtggttttctgtcttcagctctgacttcaaaccccaaacacctgagagagctggatctgagctacaatcatccaggagattcaggagtcaagctgctctctgaacaactggaggatccaaactacacactggacaaactcaa tctggatcatggaggagagacgaggattacagcaggaccacgcaaat atgtctgtttcctcactctggatccaaacacagcaaacactcaactcattctatctgaggagaacagagaggtgaagtgtGTGATacagaatcagccgtatcctgatcatccagacagatttgatgattatcatcaggtgttgtgcagagagagtgtgtgtggacgctgttactgggagattgactggagtggagatgatggtgtgtgtatatcagtgtcatataagagcatcaggaggaaggaaggaagtaatGAGTGTGAGTTTGgatataatgctcagtcctggagtttgatctGCTTTTCCTCCAGTTTCACATTCAGTCACAATAACACAgacactgatctcccagtgaatccgctcagcaggagaataggagtgtttgtggatcacagtgcaggaactctgatcttctacaacatctatagagacacaatgagcctcatccactcagtccagaccacattcactgagccgctctgtgctgggTTTGGGCTTTATTCttatggatcatcagtgaaactgagctga
- the LOC108183844 gene encoding NACHT, LRR and PYD domains-containing protein 3-like isoform X2 has translation MANVKQLLKKSLDELVEDTLKDFQWHLMNDHREISKAEMENADRRNTVDKLVSCFGLERAVKITVDTLRKINQNQLAEDLENTQKQGAASETCKSPPVDYTNTSRELKEKLKEDYKQILIGNSQTGHQKKLDDIYTDLYVVENETGGRENDHEVMQIESKHNQQTAEDKPIKCNDMFKVQPDTGQQNRRVLTLGIAGVGKTVSVNKFILDWAEEKDNQEIVFIFPLPFRRLNLIKEKEYSLIGLLNKYFFSSGGLSSLPEKQGKVMFIFDGLDEYRFELNFKEEDGFTDVDKEMTVSKIITHLLKRELLRSSLIWITSRPAAASLIPQIYIDQVTEVRGFNDEQKEQYFIKNSSAEVAGNIISHIRKSRSLYIMCHIPVFCWISLTVLQPLLGQENNDKTPTTLTGMYSSYLLSQKQQMKEKYSSDSDPDAKAWSFKDIVLKLGKLAFEQLQEGQLIFYKTDLEKCGLDVKEGSVFSGLCTRMFQEENPISGEQVYSFVHLSVQEFIAALYVFFTYKDKKANPFLDSRKKELTWKLSTKNLFKLHKDAVKKTLQSKNGHLDLFLRFLLGLSLESNQSDLKKFLPGLKLKTENIKDTTDYIKGKIEEEKSAERTINLFHCLNELKDDFVEDLQKSLSSGNLTSQDLSSAQWSGLVFVLLMSEETQEKFELQKYRRSDEALMRLMPVVKNTTRALLQSCNLTVQCCESLSSALQSSNCVLRELDLSNNDLQDSGVKKLSDGLKRPNCKLETLRFVLCKLTAYSCESLSSALQSSNCVLRELDLSNNDLQDSGVKLLSDGLKSQHCKLETLSLQSCKLTVQCCESLSSALQSSNCVLRELDLSNNDLQDSGVKKLSDGLKSQHCKLDKLRLVRCKLTVECCESLSSALQSSNCVLIELDLSNNDLQDSGVKKLSDGLKSQHCKLETLRLQGCNLTVVCCESLSSALQSSNCVLRELDLSINDLQDSGVKKLSDGLKSQHCKLETLRLSGCMVTEEGCGFLSSALTSNPKHLRELDLSYNHPGDSGVKLLSEQLEDPNYTLDKLNLDHGGETRITAGPRKCRTTHTHTHTHTHILSQTHTHACTHSHNQTHTYTHTHTHTPFCLSHTTSSRTIRHTHSLSHARAHTHTLTLTHTNTHTHTLSLSHTHTHNQTYTHTRTQACTLSYTQTHTLTLSHTHTHTLPLSLTLTYTHTHTSLTQTHTHSSDHMHTHTLPLSLSLTHTHTLPFSLSHTHAHTHTHTHSCGCKCVCSCVQMSVSSLWIQTQQTLNSFYLRRTER, from the exons ATGGCGAATGtaaaacagctgctcaagaaaTCCCTGGATGAACTGGTAGAAGATACACTAAAGGACTTTCAGTGGCATTTAATGAATGACCATAGAGAGATTTCAAAAGCTGAAATGGAGAATGCAGACAGGCGAAATACCGTTGATAAGTTGGTGTCATGTTTTGGATTAGAAAGAGCTGTGAAGATCACAGTGGACACCCTGAGGAAAATAAACCAGAATCAATTGGCTGAAGATCTGGAGAATACACAGAAGCAAG GTGCAGCTTCAGAGACCTGTAAATCCCCTCCTGTTGATTACACAAACACCAGCCGTGAACTAAAGGAGAAGTTAAAGGAGGACTATAAGCAGATATTGATTGGTAATTCACAGACGGGTCACCAGAAGAAGCTGGATGATATTTACACTGATCTATATGTGGTGGAGAATGAGACTGGAGGAAGAGAGAATGACCATGAGGTGATGCAGATAGAGTCAAAACACAACCAACAGACAGCCGAGGATAAACCAATCAAGTGTAATGACATGTTTAAAGTTCAGCCTGACACAGGTCAACAAAACAGAAGAGTCCTGACACTGGGGATTGCAGGAGTGGGAAAGACTGTCTCTGTCAACAAATTCATCCTTGACTGGGCTGAAGAAAAAGACAATCAGGAAATAGTCTTCATATTTCCACTGCCGTTCCGTAGACTGAAtctgattaaagaaaaagagtaCAGTCTCATAGGTCTGCTTAACAAGTACTTCTTTAGCAGTGGAGGACTGAGCTCTCTTCCTGAAAAACAAGGCAAGGtcatgttcatctttgatggactGGATGAATATCGctttgaattgaactttaaagaGGAGGATGgatttacagatgttgataagGAAATGACAGTGAGTAAGATAATAACACATCTCTTAAAGAGAGAGCTGCTTCGCTCTTCCCTCATCTGGATCAcatccagaccagcagcagccagtCTGATACCCCAAATCTACATTGATCAGGTGACTGAGGTGCGAGGATTCAATGATGAACAGAAGGAGCAGTACTTCATCAAAAACAGCAGTGCTGAGGTTGCTGGAAACATCATCAGTCACATCAGGAAATCCAGGAGTCTGTACATCATGTGCCACATCcctgtcttctgctggatctccctCACTGTTCttcagcctctgctgggtcaagaGAACAATGACAAAACACCCACAACTCTCACAGGGATGTACAGCAGCTACTTACTGTCTCAAaagcaacagatgaaagaaaaatACAGCAGCGATTCTGACCCTGACGCCAAGGCCTGGTCTTTTAAAGACATTGTCCTGAAGCTGGGGAAACTGGCCTTTGAACAGCTGCAGGAAGGACAACTGATTTTCTACAAAACAGATCTGGAGAAGTGTGGGCTGGATGTCAAGGAAGGGTCTGTGTTCTCTGGATTATGTACTCGAATGTTTCAGGAGGAAAACCCCATCTCAGGGGAACAGGTGTACAGTTTTGTTCATCTCAGCGTTCAGGAGTTCATCGCTGCTCTCTATgtgtttttcacttacaaagacAAGAAAGCAAATCCATTTCTTGATTCCAGGAAAAAGGAACTGACATGGAAACTCTCTACAAAGAACCTGTTTAAACTTCACAAGGATGCAGTCAAGAAGACTTTGCAAAGCAAGAATGGACACCTGGACCTTTTCCTCCGCTTCCTGCTGGGTCTCTCACTGGAATCCAATCAGAGTGACCTGAAGAAGTTCCTGCCAGGACTGAAACTCAAAACTGAGAACATCAAAGACACAACAGACTATATCAAAGGGAAAATAGAGGAGGAGAAATCAGCAGAGAGGACCATCAACCTCTTccactgtctgaatgaactgaaggaTGACTTTGTGGAGGACCTCCAGAAGAGTCTGAGCTCTGGAAAtctcacatcacaggatctgtcCTCTGCTCAGTGGTCGGGTCTGGTGTTTGTGCTCCTGATGTCAGAAGAGACTCAAGAgaagtttgaactgcagaagtACAGAAGATCTGATGAAGCACTGATGAGACTGATGCCAGTGGTCAAGAACACCACAAGAGCACT CCTTCagagctgtaatctcactgttcagtgctgtgagagtttgtcttcagctctacaatcctcaaactgtgtgctgagagagctggacctgagtaacaatgacctgcaggattcaggagtgaagaagctctctgatggactgaagagacCAAACTGCAAACTAGaaacactgag ATTTGTCCTGTGTAAACTCACTGCTTAttcttgtgagagtttgtcttcagctctacaatcctcaaactgtgtgctgagagagctggacctgagtaacaatgacctgcaggattcaggagtgaagcttctctctgatggactgaagagtcaacactgtaaactggagacactgag CCTACAGAGCTGtaaactcactgttcagtgctgtgagagtttgtcttcagctctacaatcctcaaactgtgtgctgagagagctggacctgagtaacaatgacctgcaggattcaggagtgaagaagctctctgatggactgaagagtcaacactgtaaactggacaaactgag ATTGGTCAGGTGTAAACTCACTGttgagtgctgtgagagtttgtcttcagctctacaatcctcaaactgtgtgctgatagagctggacctgagtaacaatgacctgcaggattcaggagtgaagaagctctctgatggactgaagagtcaacactgtaaactggagacactgag gctacagggctgtaatctcactgttgtgtgctgtgagagtttgtcttcagctctacaatcctcaaactgtgtgctgagagagctggacctgagtatcaatgacctgcaggattcaggagtgaagaagctctctgatggactgaagagtcaacactgtaaactggagacactgag attgtctggctgtatggtgacagaggaaggctgtggttttctgtcttcagctctgacttcaaaccccaaacacctgagagagctggatctgagctacaatcatccaggagattcaggagtcaagctgctctctgaacaactggaggatccaaactacacactggacaaactcaa tctggatcatggaggagagacgaggattacagcaggaccacgcaaatgtaggactacacacacacacacacacacacacacacacatactctctcaaacacacacacacgcatgcacacactcacacaatcagacacacacttacacacacacacacacacacactcccttctGTCTCTCTCACACCACAAGCTCGCGCACAAtcagacatacacactcactctcacacgcgcgcgcacacacacacacactcactctcacacacacaaacacacacacacacaccctctctctctcacacacgcacacacacaatcagacatacacacacactcgcacacaagcATGCACCCTctcttacacacagacacacacactcactctctctcacacacacacacacacacttcctctctctctcacgctcacttacacacacacacacacctctctcacacaaacacacacccacagcagtgatcacatgcacacacacaccctccccctttctctctctctcacacacacacacacactccccttctctctctctcacacacacgcacacacacacacacacacacacagctgtggttgtaaatgtgtgtgttcttgtgttcagatgtctgtttcctcactctggatccaaacacagcaaacactcaactcattctatctgaggagaacagagaggtga
- the LOC108183844 gene encoding protein NLRC3-like isoform X5 has product MANVKQLLKKSLDELVEDTLKDFQWHLMNDHREISKAEMENADRRNTVDKLVSCFGLERAVKITVDTLRKINQNQLAEDLENTQKQGAASETCKSPPVDYTNTSRELKEKLKEDYKQILIGNSQTGHQKKLDDIYTDLYVVENETGGRENDHEVMQIESKHNQQTAEDKPIKCNDMFKVQPDTGQQNRRVLTLGIAGVGKTVSVNKFILDWAEEKDNQEIVFIFPLPFRRLNLIKEKEYSLIGLLNKYFFSSGGLSSLPEKQGKVMFIFDGLDEYRFELNFKEEDGFTDVDKEMTVSKIITHLLKRELLRSSLIWITSRPAAASLIPQIYIDQVTEVRGFNDEQKEQYFIKNSSAEVAGNIISHIRKSRSLYIMCHIPVFCWISLTVLQPLLGQENNDKTPTTLTGMYSSYLLSQKQQMKEKYSSDSDPDAKAWSFKDIVLKLGKLAFEQLQEGQLIFYKTDLEKCGLDVKEGSVFSGLCTRMFQEENPISGEQVYSFVHLSVQEFIAALYVFFTYKDKKANPFLDSRKKELTWKLSTKNLFKLHKDAVKKTLQSKNGHLDLFLRFLLGLSLESNQSDLKKFLPGLKLKTENIKDTTDYIKGKIEEEKSAERTINLFHCLNELKDDFVEDLQKSLSSGNLTSQDLSSAQWSGLVFVLLMSEETQEKFELQKYRRSDEALMRLMPVVKNTTRALLQGCNLTVVCCESLSSALQSSNCVLRELDLSINDLQDSGVKKLSDGLKSQHCKLETLRLSGCMVTEEGCGFLSSALTSNPKHLRELDLSYNHPGDSGVKLLSEQLEDPNYTLDKLNLDHGGETRITAGPRKCRTTHTHTHTHTHILSQTHTHACTHSHNQTHTYTHTHTHTPFCLSHTTSSRTIRHTHSLSHARAHTHTLTLTHTNTHTHTLSLSHTHTHNQTYTHTRTQACTLSYTQTHTLTLSHTHTHTLPLSLTLTYTHTHTSLTQTHTHSSDHMHTHTLPLSLSLTHTHTLPFSLSHTHAHTHTHTHSCGCKCVCSCVQMSVSSLWIQTQQTLNSFYLRRTER; this is encoded by the exons ATGGCGAATGtaaaacagctgctcaagaaaTCCCTGGATGAACTGGTAGAAGATACACTAAAGGACTTTCAGTGGCATTTAATGAATGACCATAGAGAGATTTCAAAAGCTGAAATGGAGAATGCAGACAGGCGAAATACCGTTGATAAGTTGGTGTCATGTTTTGGATTAGAAAGAGCTGTGAAGATCACAGTGGACACCCTGAGGAAAATAAACCAGAATCAATTGGCTGAAGATCTGGAGAATACACAGAAGCAAG GTGCAGCTTCAGAGACCTGTAAATCCCCTCCTGTTGATTACACAAACACCAGCCGTGAACTAAAGGAGAAGTTAAAGGAGGACTATAAGCAGATATTGATTGGTAATTCACAGACGGGTCACCAGAAGAAGCTGGATGATATTTACACTGATCTATATGTGGTGGAGAATGAGACTGGAGGAAGAGAGAATGACCATGAGGTGATGCAGATAGAGTCAAAACACAACCAACAGACAGCCGAGGATAAACCAATCAAGTGTAATGACATGTTTAAAGTTCAGCCTGACACAGGTCAACAAAACAGAAGAGTCCTGACACTGGGGATTGCAGGAGTGGGAAAGACTGTCTCTGTCAACAAATTCATCCTTGACTGGGCTGAAGAAAAAGACAATCAGGAAATAGTCTTCATATTTCCACTGCCGTTCCGTAGACTGAAtctgattaaagaaaaagagtaCAGTCTCATAGGTCTGCTTAACAAGTACTTCTTTAGCAGTGGAGGACTGAGCTCTCTTCCTGAAAAACAAGGCAAGGtcatgttcatctttgatggactGGATGAATATCGctttgaattgaactttaaagaGGAGGATGgatttacagatgttgataagGAAATGACAGTGAGTAAGATAATAACACATCTCTTAAAGAGAGAGCTGCTTCGCTCTTCCCTCATCTGGATCAcatccagaccagcagcagccagtCTGATACCCCAAATCTACATTGATCAGGTGACTGAGGTGCGAGGATTCAATGATGAACAGAAGGAGCAGTACTTCATCAAAAACAGCAGTGCTGAGGTTGCTGGAAACATCATCAGTCACATCAGGAAATCCAGGAGTCTGTACATCATGTGCCACATCcctgtcttctgctggatctccctCACTGTTCttcagcctctgctgggtcaagaGAACAATGACAAAACACCCACAACTCTCACAGGGATGTACAGCAGCTACTTACTGTCTCAAaagcaacagatgaaagaaaaatACAGCAGCGATTCTGACCCTGACGCCAAGGCCTGGTCTTTTAAAGACATTGTCCTGAAGCTGGGGAAACTGGCCTTTGAACAGCTGCAGGAAGGACAACTGATTTTCTACAAAACAGATCTGGAGAAGTGTGGGCTGGATGTCAAGGAAGGGTCTGTGTTCTCTGGATTATGTACTCGAATGTTTCAGGAGGAAAACCCCATCTCAGGGGAACAGGTGTACAGTTTTGTTCATCTCAGCGTTCAGGAGTTCATCGCTGCTCTCTATgtgtttttcacttacaaagacAAGAAAGCAAATCCATTTCTTGATTCCAGGAAAAAGGAACTGACATGGAAACTCTCTACAAAGAACCTGTTTAAACTTCACAAGGATGCAGTCAAGAAGACTTTGCAAAGCAAGAATGGACACCTGGACCTTTTCCTCCGCTTCCTGCTGGGTCTCTCACTGGAATCCAATCAGAGTGACCTGAAGAAGTTCCTGCCAGGACTGAAACTCAAAACTGAGAACATCAAAGACACAACAGACTATATCAAAGGGAAAATAGAGGAGGAGAAATCAGCAGAGAGGACCATCAACCTCTTccactgtctgaatgaactgaaggaTGACTTTGTGGAGGACCTCCAGAAGAGTCTGAGCTCTGGAAAtctcacatcacaggatctgtcCTCTGCTCAGTGGTCGGGTCTGGTGTTTGTGCTCCTGATGTCAGAAGAGACTCAAGAgaagtttgaactgcagaagtACAGAAGATCTGATGAAGCACTGATGAGACTGATGCCAGTGGTCAAGAACACCACAAGAGCACT gctacagggctgtaatctcactgttgtgtgctgtgagagtttgtcttcagctctacaatcctcaaactgtgtgctgagagagctggacctgagtatcaatgacctgcaggattcaggagtgaagaagctctctgatggactgaagagtcaacactgtaaactggagacactgag attgtctggctgtatggtgacagaggaaggctgtggttttctgtcttcagctctgacttcaaaccccaaacacctgagagagctggatctgagctacaatcatccaggagattcaggagtcaagctgctctctgaacaactggaggatccaaactacacactggacaaactcaa tctggatcatggaggagagacgaggattacagcaggaccacgcaaatgtaggactacacacacacacacacacacacacacacacatactctctcaaacacacacacacgcatgcacacactcacacaatcagacacacacttacacacacacacacacacacactcccttctGTCTCTCTCACACCACAAGCTCGCGCACAAtcagacatacacactcactctcacacgcgcgcgcacacacacacacactcactctcacacacacaaacacacacacacacaccctctctctctcacacacgcacacacacaatcagacatacacacacactcgcacacaagcATGCACCCTctcttacacacagacacacacactcactctctctcacacacacacacacacacttcctctctctctcacgctcacttacacacacacacacacctctctcacacaaacacacacccacagcagtgatcacatgcacacacacaccctccccctttctctctctctcacacacacacacacactccccttctctctctctcacacacacgcacacacacacacacacacacacagctgtggttgtaaatgtgtgtgttcttgtgttcagatgtctgtttcctcactctggatccaaacacagcaaacactcaactcattctatctgaggagaacagagaggtga